A genomic stretch from Microbacterium proteolyticum includes:
- the pyrF gene encoding orotidine-5'-phosphate decarboxylase codes for MSETFGQRLSAALDAHGALCVGIDPHAALLSAWGLDATADGAREFGLRTVEAAAGRVGIVKPQVAFYERYGSRGFAALEEVMAAARAAGLLVIADAKRGDIGTTMEGYAQAWLAPGSPLEADAVTLTPYLGADSLRDTLSFAVQHGKGAFVLTATSNPEARALQSAIVDDALAVGDHEHVAARVAHDINEANIGAPGALGPIGVVVGATVDRAAFGLGDVALAGMPILAPGFGAQGAEPSDIGRLFGYVAKAVVANESRSILAVGPARLAARIDERAALYRETLHG; via the coding sequence GTGAGCGAGACGTTCGGCCAGCGCCTCAGCGCCGCCCTCGACGCCCACGGCGCCCTGTGCGTCGGCATCGACCCCCACGCCGCCCTGCTGTCGGCGTGGGGGCTGGATGCCACGGCCGACGGCGCGCGCGAATTCGGCCTGCGGACGGTCGAGGCCGCCGCAGGCCGGGTCGGGATCGTGAAGCCGCAGGTGGCGTTCTACGAGCGGTACGGCTCTCGCGGGTTCGCCGCGCTCGAGGAGGTGATGGCGGCCGCTCGCGCCGCCGGTCTTCTGGTGATCGCCGACGCCAAGCGCGGCGACATCGGCACGACCATGGAGGGCTACGCTCAGGCCTGGCTCGCACCCGGTTCGCCCCTCGAAGCGGATGCCGTGACCCTCACGCCCTACCTCGGTGCCGACTCGCTGCGCGACACGCTGTCGTTCGCGGTGCAGCACGGCAAGGGCGCGTTCGTGCTGACCGCGACGAGCAACCCCGAAGCACGCGCGCTGCAGAGCGCCATCGTCGACGACGCCCTCGCGGTCGGTGATCACGAGCACGTCGCCGCGCGCGTCGCGCACGACATCAACGAGGCGAACATCGGCGCGCCCGGGGCCCTCGGGCCCATCGGCGTGGTGGTCGGCGCGACCGTGGACCGCGCCGCCTTCGGGCTCGGCGACGTCGCTCTCGCCGGCATGCCGATCCTCGCCCCGGGCTTCGGGGCGCAAGGCGCCGAGCCCTCCGACATCGGGCGGCTGTTCGGGTACGTCGCGAAGGCCGTCGTGGCCAATGAGAGCCGCAGCATCCTCGCCGTCGGGCCCGCGCGTCTGGCTGCCCGCATCGACGAGCGCGCAGCCCTGTACCGGGAGACTCTGCATGGTTGA